The following coding sequences lie in one Thermomicrobium sp. 4228-Ro genomic window:
- a CDS encoding tyrosine-type recombinase/integrase yields the protein MQEVIEQFLAGVVRERGLSPNTVAAYRNDLEQFAAYLRERCHLAEWNALRSEHLEAFLQYLRDRQYADTTAARKLAAIKAFCQYLVRNGILEDNPADGLPVPRVGRFAPRAISPEDVRSLIAIASSDRSPEGLRDQAMLLTLATTGLRVSELTSLDLDDVDLARGELVVRRPNGRERRVPINSEAVQVLREYLERARPLFAPSKTERAVFLNHRGTRLTRQGFWLILKGYAEAAGLPDVTPHTLRHSFAVHALANGWDLRDVQRILGHVSPATTQVYRQLVEQVIQPDGQVPAHAEYFERVSDEQGAATSRVTQH from the coding sequence ATGCAAGAGGTGATCGAGCAGTTCTTAGCAGGGGTCGTCCGCGAGCGGGGTCTGTCACCCAATACCGTGGCTGCCTACCGAAACGACCTGGAACAGTTCGCAGCGTATCTCCGCGAGAGGTGTCACCTCGCCGAGTGGAATGCGCTCCGGAGCGAACATCTCGAAGCCTTCTTGCAGTACCTCCGCGATCGACAGTATGCGGACACCACGGCAGCCCGGAAACTCGCCGCGATCAAGGCGTTCTGTCAGTATCTCGTCCGTAACGGCATTCTCGAGGACAATCCTGCTGATGGCTTACCGGTACCGCGAGTCGGTCGTTTCGCACCGCGCGCGATCTCGCCCGAAGATGTCCGCTCGCTCATCGCGATCGCGTCGAGTGACCGGTCGCCTGAGGGATTGCGTGACCAGGCGATGCTGCTCACGCTCGCCACGACCGGTCTCCGCGTGAGCGAGTTGACCTCGCTCGATCTCGACGATGTCGATCTGGCGCGCGGGGAGCTGGTCGTTCGCCGTCCGAACGGTCGAGAGCGCCGGGTGCCGATTAACTCGGAAGCCGTTCAAGTCCTGCGTGAGTACCTGGAGCGCGCGCGTCCCCTCTTTGCGCCGTCGAAGACTGAGCGGGCCGTGTTTCTGAATCATCGAGGTACACGGTTGACTCGACAGGGATTCTGGCTCATTCTCAAGGGCTACGCGGAAGCGGCGGGCTTGCCCGATGTGACGCCTCATACACTCCGACACTCCTTCGCCGTTCATGCGCTCGCGAATGGCTGGGATCTCCGCGATGTTCAGCGGATCCTCGGGCACGTGAGTCCAGCGACGACGCAGGTGTACCGGCAGCTCGTCGAACAGGTCATCCAGCCGGATGGCCAGGTGCCGGCGCACGCGGAATACTTCGAGCGAGTATCTGATGAGCAGGGGGCGGCCACGAGCCGCGTGACCCAGCATTGA
- a CDS encoding glycine--tRNA ligase, with translation MESSRASTVRLEMIVSLAKRRGFVYPGSEIYGGLANTWDYGPLGAELKRNIKNAWWEYFIQRREDMVGLDGGILLHPKVWEASGHVEEFNDPLVDCRRCKSRFRADTLIEERLHRPTEGLSLDDMTQIIQESSLACPVCGARDWTPVRKFNLMFRTFIGPVEEQSTPVYLRPETAQAIFVNFKQVVQTSRVKIPFGIGQIGKAFRNEITPGNFIFRLLEFEQMEIEYFIRPETWEAYFDDWLEEMARFLRWIGFKPDRLRTREHGPQELSHYSKKTIDFEYLFPFGWKELCGLAYRTDYDLRRHQEYSGEDLTYFDQERNERYIPHVIEPTMGVERLMLALLCDAYDEEPAVDVNGNPYTRVVLRFNPRIAPYKAAVLPLMRKPELVEVAKDVARELRQHFRIEYDETQSIGRRYRRQDEIGTPYCITIDYQTLDDRTVTVRDRDTMQQVRVPISDLVEEIENRLRSA, from the coding sequence ATGGAGTCGAGTCGAGCATCGACCGTGCGCCTGGAGATGATCGTTTCTCTCGCGAAGCGACGAGGGTTCGTCTATCCGGGTAGCGAGATCTATGGGGGCTTGGCCAACACGTGGGATTATGGACCACTCGGGGCGGAACTCAAGCGTAACATCAAGAACGCCTGGTGGGAGTATTTCATCCAGCGTCGGGAGGACATGGTCGGGCTCGATGGCGGCATCCTCCTGCATCCAAAGGTCTGGGAGGCCTCGGGGCACGTCGAAGAGTTCAACGATCCGTTGGTCGACTGCCGGCGTTGCAAGAGTCGGTTCCGGGCGGACACGCTGATCGAGGAGCGGCTCCATCGGCCGACGGAGGGCCTCTCACTCGATGACATGACGCAGATCATCCAGGAGTCGAGTCTGGCCTGTCCGGTGTGCGGGGCGCGCGATTGGACGCCGGTGCGAAAGTTCAACTTGATGTTCCGGACCTTCATCGGGCCAGTCGAAGAACAGTCGACCCCGGTTTATTTGCGTCCCGAGACGGCGCAAGCGATCTTCGTCAATTTCAAGCAGGTCGTGCAAACCAGCCGCGTCAAGATTCCGTTCGGCATAGGCCAAATTGGCAAGGCATTCCGGAACGAGATTACGCCCGGTAATTTCATCTTCCGCCTGCTCGAGTTCGAGCAGATGGAGATCGAATATTTCATTCGACCCGAGACGTGGGAAGCCTACTTCGATGACTGGTTGGAGGAAATGGCACGATTCCTCCGCTGGATCGGCTTCAAGCCTGATCGCCTCCGCACGCGCGAGCATGGCCCGCAGGAACTGTCGCATTATTCGAAAAAGACCATCGATTTCGAATACCTGTTCCCCTTCGGATGGAAGGAATTGTGTGGCCTCGCCTATCGCACCGACTACGATCTTCGGCGTCACCAGGAGTACAGCGGCGAGGATCTCACGTACTTCGATCAAGAACGGAACGAGCGGTACATCCCGCACGTCATCGAACCGACGATGGGCGTGGAACGCCTCATGCTGGCACTCCTGTGCGATGCCTACGACGAGGAACCAGCAGTCGACGTGAACGGGAACCCCTATACCCGCGTGGTGCTGCGCTTCAACCCGCGCATTGCCCCGTACAAGGCGGCAGTGTTGCCGCTCATGCGGAAGCCAGAACTCGTCGAAGTGGCGAAGGATGTCGCCCGTGAGCTGCGTCAGCACTTCCGAATCGAGTACGACGAAACCCAGAGCATCGGGCGGCGGTACCGGCGTCAGGATGAGATCGGGACGCCATACTGCATCACGATCGACTACCAGACGCTGGACGATCGAACGGTGACGGTCCGCGACCGGGACACGATGCAACAGGTGCGTGTGCCGATCAGCGATCTGGTCGAGGAAATCGAAAACCGCCTGCGCTCAGCTTGA
- a CDS encoding ParB/RepB/Spo0J family partition protein: protein MARRTGLGRGLDALIPQTTAISDEAIREIAIDDIAPNPRQPRQQFAEDSLLELAESIRRHGVVQPVIVARSSGTPPYQLVAGERRWRAAKLAGLTSIPAIVRDLSPREAVEIALVENLQRADLSPLETAMAYRALIEEFGLTQAEVAERVGKSRSAVANTLRLLEAPAAIQDALATGEISEGHARTLLALPDTAAQIEALRIVRERNLTVRQTEELVRQWTAGALPARRSSRATPPPDYAWLQEALQRRLRTKVELRGTERSGRLVIHYYSAEELHRVVRELLGQDELELHERSS, encoded by the coding sequence ATGGCTCGACGCACCGGATTGGGACGCGGTCTGGACGCGCTGATACCCCAGACGACAGCAATCAGTGACGAGGCAATCCGCGAGATTGCCATCGACGATATCGCGCCGAATCCCCGGCAACCACGGCAACAGTTCGCCGAGGACAGCCTGCTGGAGCTCGCCGAGTCGATCCGACGACACGGGGTCGTGCAGCCCGTCATCGTCGCTCGCTCGAGTGGCACCCCACCCTACCAGCTGGTCGCTGGCGAACGACGATGGCGTGCCGCAAAGCTAGCCGGACTGACCAGTATCCCGGCGATCGTTCGTGACCTTTCTCCCCGTGAAGCCGTCGAGATCGCACTCGTGGAGAACCTGCAGCGTGCCGATCTCTCCCCCTTGGAAACAGCGATGGCCTATCGAGCACTCATCGAGGAATTCGGGCTCACACAAGCAGAAGTTGCTGAACGCGTCGGTAAGAGTCGTTCCGCAGTCGCCAATACGCTCCGCTTGCTTGAAGCCCCGGCAGCGATTCAGGACGCTCTCGCTACCGGCGAGATCAGCGAGGGACATGCCCGTACCCTGCTCGCGCTTCCGGACACCGCCGCCCAGATCGAGGCACTCCGGATCGTTCGCGAGCGCAACCTGACCGTCCGCCAGACGGAGGAACTCGTCCGGCAATGGACGGCGGGCGCGCTGCCGGCACGTCGGTCGTCTCGCGCCACCCCTCCACCGGACTACGCCTGGCTGCAGGAAGCACTGCAGCGGCGACTCCGGACGAAAGTCGAGCTCCGCGGGACGGAACGGAGTGGGCGGCTCGTCATTCATTACTACTCTGCCGAGGAACTGCATCGCGTTGTCCGAGAACTCCTCGGCCAAGACGAGCTCGAGCTCCACGAGCGCTCAAGCTGA
- a CDS encoding CPBP family intramembrane glutamic endopeptidase — protein sequence MWILELVGIVLIAALLRYAAESAQRSVWARRGLDVVVLGGGSLLLGVGLLGWYRSMHALLVSGVLGGVLVLLARWYPYRTRIARWIPIDPDSVPDAFGLALLQGLIGVLAGALLLSSALPEFEIRREQLIAQGIGEVALAFVLVGFPFSRDFRDAVHRLGLTLPARREVVSAGLFTVALFLVSLTSGALAHIVQPEVVARIEERMIPLTSEFGAPGWALLLGILAGIGEELLFRGAIQPRYGLGLTAVLFTLVHVQYELSVVTLGVAGLAILLGLERRWFGTTACILTHALYDMVAVLLQAASR from the coding sequence ATGTGGATTCTCGAGTTGGTGGGAATCGTCCTGATCGCCGCTCTCCTGCGGTATGCGGCGGAATCAGCGCAGCGGTCGGTCTGGGCTCGCCGTGGGCTCGATGTCGTCGTATTGGGCGGTGGAAGCCTGCTTCTCGGGGTTGGCCTTCTCGGTTGGTACCGCAGTATGCACGCACTCCTCGTGTCGGGGGTACTGGGCGGTGTCCTCGTCCTGCTCGCGCGGTGGTATCCGTATCGCACCCGCATCGCGCGGTGGATACCGATCGATCCCGACTCAGTGCCTGATGCGTTCGGTCTGGCTCTTCTGCAGGGGTTGATCGGCGTTCTCGCTGGGGCACTCCTTCTCTCCAGCGCCTTGCCGGAGTTCGAAATTCGGCGCGAGCAGCTGATCGCACAGGGGATCGGCGAGGTAGCGTTAGCGTTCGTTTTGGTCGGCTTCCCGTTCTCGCGTGACTTTCGCGATGCAGTGCATCGCCTCGGGCTCACGCTGCCAGCACGACGCGAGGTGGTGAGCGCTGGGCTCTTCACTGTAGCGCTTTTCCTCGTATCCCTGACGAGTGGAGCGCTGGCGCATATCGTGCAGCCAGAAGTGGTCGCTCGTATCGAAGAACGGATGATCCCGCTGACCAGCGAGTTCGGGGCACCAGGCTGGGCGCTGCTTCTGGGAATTCTCGCCGGAATCGGTGAGGAACTCTTGTTTCGCGGTGCGATCCAACCACGCTACGGGCTCGGATTGACGGCGGTGCTGTTCACGCTCGTTCACGTTCAATACGAACTCTCGGTCGTGACACTCGGGGTCGCAGGGCTCGCGATCCTCCTGGGATTGGAAAGACGCTGGTTCGGTACGACGGCCTGTATTCTGACGCATGCGCTCTACGATATGGTGGCGGTTCTGCTGCAAGCTGCGTCCCGTTGA
- a CDS encoding zf-HC2 domain-containing protein encodes MSSLRCRSYRPLLSAYLDGDLSDEERQRLLAHLAVCEDCRARLHEYQRLREQLRRLPPSPPPPRSLQRDVWKRLVEERKSTPRTRTRLALATSALGMIVLLIALVTASIGFQRTQPPRVVASNPATSSTQRWPIYQPVEITFSKPMNEESVLNNLRISPPGERQRLPISWNGTTLIIGADAERRVLLLPDTVYRIAILPDAQDRWGHPLGTPFVLTFQTTSAVAHVQETPTPAPTPSPKPMATPRENVAEPASSPTAVPAGAPAQAVPTVAPIVPEPSQNRSSDQPQIPAPPPPPTPSPTPIPVPTPTPLPSSTAPEATPSPTVVPSPTPGTPEPIPVTGAFARVYWADEAIQKRLGQPVSPAFTVNAAELAFQRGMMLERFDTLHIYILDATGTWSSVPEPQPVDPPLEFRSVEPNLWAPGGAFGQVWEEKALAPSLGYATEGDVHVMSTGARIQEFEHGTLILSDRGFVYALFADGTWQQFPVNQ; translated from the coding sequence ATGAGCTCGCTGCGCTGTCGTTCCTACCGGCCGCTCTTGTCAGCCTACCTCGACGGCGATCTGTCGGACGAGGAGCGGCAGCGTTTGCTCGCGCACCTCGCAGTGTGTGAAGACTGCCGAGCCCGCCTCCATGAATACCAACGACTGCGCGAGCAGCTCCGGCGTCTGCCCCCATCGCCACCACCACCGCGCTCCTTGCAGCGTGACGTGTGGAAGCGGTTAGTCGAAGAACGGAAGAGTACCCCCCGGACGCGAACACGGCTCGCGCTGGCCACGAGTGCGCTCGGCATGATCGTTCTGCTCATCGCCCTGGTCACGGCCAGTATCGGATTCCAACGCACCCAACCACCGCGCGTCGTCGCTTCGAACCCAGCGACCTCCTCGACGCAGCGGTGGCCCATCTACCAACCAGTCGAAATCACCTTCTCGAAACCGATGAACGAAGAATCAGTACTGAACAATTTGCGCATTTCGCCACCCGGTGAACGACAGCGCCTACCGATCAGCTGGAATGGGACAACCCTGATTATCGGGGCCGACGCCGAACGCCGCGTTCTGTTGCTGCCTGATACGGTGTATCGCATCGCGATCCTACCCGATGCACAAGATCGCTGGGGCCACCCGCTCGGCACTCCGTTCGTCTTGACCTTCCAGACGACAAGCGCTGTCGCTCATGTCCAGGAAACACCTACCCCCGCTCCGACTCCGTCGCCGAAACCGATGGCGACGCCGAGGGAGAATGTCGCTGAGCCTGCATCATCTCCCACTGCCGTTCCGGCTGGGGCACCCGCGCAGGCAGTGCCCACGGTAGCGCCGATCGTTCCCGAGCCTTCTCAGAACCGATCTTCCGATCAGCCGCAGATTCCCGCTCCACCGCCCCCACCAACGCCATCACCGACGCCGATTCCGGTTCCGACGCCGACGCCGCTGCCGTCCTCGACCGCGCCGGAGGCGACACCGAGTCCGACGGTCGTGCCGTCTCCGACACCGGGCACGCCTGAACCGATTCCGGTCACGGGTGCGTTCGCACGCGTCTATTGGGCTGACGAGGCGATCCAAAAGCGACTCGGTCAGCCAGTTTCACCCGCTTTCACTGTTAACGCTGCAGAACTGGCCTTCCAGCGCGGAATGATGCTGGAGCGGTTCGACACCTTGCACATCTACATCCTCGATGCCACTGGCACCTGGTCCAGTGTTCCCGAGCCACAACCGGTCGATCCGCCTCTCGAATTTCGCTCCGTGGAGCCCAACCTGTGGGCACCGGGCGGGGCGTTCGGTCAGGTCTGGGAGGAAAAGGCGCTGGCTCCGTCGCTCGGTTACGCGACCGAAGGTGACGTTCACGTCATGTCCACCGGCGCACGCATCCAGGAATTCGAGCACGGTACGCTCATCCTGAGTGACCGCGGTTTTGTCTATGCACTCTTCGCGGACGGCACGTGGCAGCAGTTCCCGGTGAACCAGTAG
- a CDS encoding RNA polymerase sigma factor yields MSGSVALSAVDELRCVVRAKAGDEEAFALLYQKYERTIYQFVYRMVGNADDASDLTQECFIRAYKALPQTTDDLHIGAWLRRIAANVCLDTLRRRNRLRWLRLDQLNPWHGNSLRAAGAADPERALLQTETQDLVERILQRLQPRYRAVLILREYEGYSIDEIADMLNISRSAAKSLLFRAREEFRRLYHDMEASTSG; encoded by the coding sequence ATGTCGGGCTCAGTCGCCCTGTCTGCGGTAGATGAGCTACGCTGTGTCGTCCGCGCCAAGGCGGGCGACGAGGAAGCGTTCGCGCTCCTATATCAAAAATACGAACGCACGATCTACCAGTTTGTCTACCGGATGGTCGGCAATGCCGACGATGCGAGTGATCTCACCCAAGAATGTTTCATCCGGGCCTACAAGGCGCTGCCGCAAACGACTGACGATTTGCATATCGGGGCGTGGTTGCGCCGCATCGCAGCCAACGTCTGTTTGGATACGCTTCGACGCCGGAATCGCCTGCGTTGGCTCCGCCTCGACCAGCTCAATCCCTGGCACGGCAACTCCCTGCGCGCAGCGGGAGCTGCCGATCCGGAACGAGCACTCCTCCAGACCGAAACCCAGGACCTCGTCGAGCGCATCCTGCAGCGGCTGCAACCGCGCTACCGAGCAGTTCTCATCCTCCGGGAATACGAGGGGTATTCGATCGACGAGATCGCTGACATGCTCAACATTTCCCGCTCGGCAGCGAAGTCTCTGCTGTTCCGTGCGCGGGAAGAGTTCCGTCGCCTGTACCACGACATGGAGGCATCGACATCCGGATGA
- a CDS encoding bifunctional homocysteine S-methyltransferase/methylenetetrahydrofolate reductase yields the protein MARTFQERLQRGIVLADGAMGTQLYERGVRLDECFEAINLHAPHLVLEIHRAYILAGAELIETNTFGANRFKLANFGLADRVREINRTGVRLAREAREICGVPVFVAGAVGPTGRLLEPYGTVAPEAVRDAFREQIEALLEGGVDVLVFETMNQLAEIREAIAAAREVCDLPIVAQMTFAADGRTLAGHSPEEVIEALAELGVSAVGVNCSVGPRPTVAILQRMAAVNRWGLPLSAMPNAGWPTNVGGRVIFGASPDYFADFAREVRSYGVRLVGGCCGTTPAHIAAMRRALDHDTGQASLGVSERQRTDRSVTEVPSTESPTRLAQKLGKAFVISVEIDPPKGLSPVKAIDGARLLREVGVEFINVADSPMARVRMSALALCVILQQEAGVETILHLTTRDRNLMGLQSDLLGAHALGVRNILALTGDPPTLGDYPQATPVYDVDSIGLVRILQRFRQGIDVGGASIGRPAAFTIGVACDPTRSDLDHEIERLHAKLEAGADFIMTQPVFSFDTWRSFVTRYEERYGPIRVPVLLGVLPLQSYRHAVFLHNEVPGITLTETALERMRRAGPNGRSEGVAMARELIAEAYDFVDGIYLMPSFGRYEVVAEVLEALPKQRFRARAS from the coding sequence ATGGCTCGCACCTTTCAAGAGCGTTTGCAGCGCGGAATCGTACTGGCTGACGGCGCGATGGGTACGCAGCTGTACGAGCGTGGAGTTCGCTTAGACGAGTGCTTCGAGGCGATCAACTTGCACGCGCCGCATCTGGTTCTGGAAATCCATCGTGCGTATATCCTCGCGGGTGCTGAACTGATCGAGACCAATACGTTCGGGGCGAATCGTTTCAAGCTGGCGAATTTTGGACTCGCCGATCGTGTGCGGGAAATCAACCGAACAGGGGTACGGCTGGCGCGAGAAGCGCGCGAGATTTGTGGCGTTCCGGTGTTCGTCGCTGGTGCTGTGGGACCGACCGGACGGCTCCTTGAGCCATACGGGACAGTGGCACCGGAGGCGGTTCGCGACGCCTTCCGTGAGCAGATCGAGGCGCTTCTAGAAGGTGGTGTGGATGTCCTCGTTTTCGAGACGATGAACCAGCTCGCTGAGATTCGCGAAGCGATCGCTGCGGCGCGAGAGGTCTGCGACCTCCCGATCGTCGCTCAGATGACCTTCGCAGCCGACGGTCGCACACTCGCCGGGCACAGCCCTGAGGAGGTCATCGAAGCACTGGCTGAGCTCGGCGTTTCCGCAGTCGGCGTGAACTGCAGTGTCGGGCCGAGGCCGACAGTCGCGATCCTCCAGCGGATGGCCGCGGTCAATCGTTGGGGTCTCCCACTGTCGGCGATGCCCAATGCCGGTTGGCCGACCAACGTTGGAGGACGGGTGATCTTCGGCGCATCACCTGACTATTTCGCGGATTTCGCGCGGGAGGTCCGCTCTTATGGCGTTCGGTTAGTCGGCGGTTGTTGCGGCACGACGCCGGCGCATATCGCCGCGATGCGGCGTGCTCTGGATCATGACACTGGTCAGGCGTCCCTGGGCGTCAGCGAGCGCCAGCGCACTGACCGTTCGGTGACTGAAGTTCCATCGACTGAGAGTCCAACCCGGTTAGCGCAAAAACTCGGGAAAGCGTTCGTCATCAGTGTGGAGATCGACCCACCGAAAGGGCTCAGCCCGGTGAAGGCGATCGACGGTGCGCGGCTGTTACGCGAGGTCGGTGTCGAGTTCATCAATGTCGCCGACAGTCCGATGGCGCGTGTGCGGATGAGTGCTCTCGCGCTCTGCGTGATTTTGCAGCAAGAGGCTGGAGTCGAGACGATTTTGCACTTGACCACACGCGATCGCAATCTCATGGGGCTGCAGTCGGACCTGCTCGGCGCGCACGCGCTCGGGGTTCGCAATATCCTCGCCCTAACCGGCGATCCGCCGACACTCGGCGACTATCCTCAGGCGACGCCTGTCTACGACGTCGACTCGATCGGCTTGGTGCGCATTCTCCAGCGTTTCCGACAGGGAATCGATGTCGGGGGTGCCTCGATCGGTCGGCCTGCTGCGTTCACGATCGGTGTCGCTTGTGACCCGACCCGGTCGGATCTCGATCACGAGATCGAGCGTCTCCACGCGAAACTCGAAGCGGGTGCCGATTTCATCATGACCCAGCCGGTCTTCTCCTTCGACACCTGGCGATCCTTCGTAACGCGGTACGAGGAGCGGTATGGTCCGATCAGGGTGCCTGTCCTGCTGGGAGTGTTGCCGTTGCAGAGCTATCGTCATGCTGTGTTCCTGCACAACGAGGTGCCGGGCATCACGTTGACGGAAACCGCGCTGGAGCGCATGCGACGGGCTGGACCGAACGGTCGATCTGAGGGTGTCGCGATGGCACGCGAGTTGATCGCCGAAGCATACGACTTTGTGGACGGTATCTATCTCATGCCTTCGTTCGGTCGATACGAAGTGGTTGCCGAGGTGTTGGAAGCATTGCCGAAACAGCGGTTTCGCGCCCGGGCTTCCTGA
- the rplS gene encoding 50S ribosomal protein L19, whose amino-acid sequence MQDLIRSVQEQYMRTDLPPFSPGDTVRVHYRVVEGNNTRVQPFEGVVIRKRGGGTDATFTVRRIASHGIGVERTFPLHSPLIEKIEVLRHGKVRRARLYYLRERSGKAARLKERRRPEGSYLR is encoded by the coding sequence ATGCAGGACCTGATTCGCAGCGTCCAGGAGCAATACATGCGAACCGATCTCCCGCCATTCAGCCCGGGGGATACGGTGCGTGTTCACTATCGCGTCGTCGAAGGCAACAATACGCGGGTTCAGCCTTTCGAGGGTGTCGTGATTCGCAAGCGGGGCGGCGGCACCGACGCCACCTTCACGGTCCGCCGTATCGCCTCGCACGGTATCGGCGTCGAGCGCACGTTTCCGTTGCACAGTCCGCTCATCGAGAAGATCGAGGTGCTTCGGCACGGGAAGGTGCGACGGGCGCGCCTGTATTACTTGCGCGAGCGTTCGGGCAAGGCAGCACGTCTCAAGGAGCGGCGGCGGCCTGAGGGAAGCTACCTGCGCTGA
- a CDS encoding ribonuclease HII yields MPRGLASSGSKAGSRGERPTFLHEERFWQAGYSRIAGLDEVGRGALAGPVVAAACVFAPGTCLPDIFADSKQLTPVQRRRLAEWIRAHAQAWALGAASHREVDRYGIVFATALAMRRALARIGPVDHVFYDGTPLPGFDRSSATPIVRGDRCCASIAAASVLAKVVRDDLMARVGARFPGYGWAENAGYGTFQHRAMLERLGPTRLHRRSFRLGIEEDSCE; encoded by the coding sequence ATGCCGAGAGGGCTCGCCTCGTCCGGCTCGAAAGCAGGGAGTCGAGGCGAGCGGCCGACGTTCCTGCACGAGGAGCGCTTTTGGCAGGCTGGGTACTCGCGCATTGCTGGCCTCGACGAGGTGGGCCGGGGTGCCTTAGCTGGTCCGGTCGTTGCGGCAGCGTGCGTCTTCGCGCCCGGTACCTGTCTCCCTGATATCTTCGCGGATTCGAAACAGCTCACGCCGGTCCAACGTCGTCGCCTGGCGGAGTGGATCCGCGCCCACGCCCAGGCATGGGCGCTCGGCGCTGCATCGCATCGGGAAGTCGATCGCTACGGTATCGTCTTCGCTACTGCTCTCGCGATGCGGCGTGCTCTGGCGCGGATCGGTCCCGTCGACCACGTGTTCTACGACGGAACGCCATTGCCTGGTTTCGATCGGTCCTCGGCTACCCCGATCGTGCGCGGCGATCGCTGTTGCGCGAGCATCGCTGCCGCGTCAGTTCTAGCCAAAGTGGTACGCGACGATTTGATGGCACGTGTCGGTGCACGGTTCCCAGGATACGGTTGGGCCGAGAACGCCGGTTACGGTACTTTTCAACATCGTGCTATGCTGGAACGACTCGGACCGACACGGTTGCATCGCCGTTCGTTTCGTCTCGGTATCGAAGAGGACAGCTGCGAGTGA
- a CDS encoding YraN family protein — protein MSDRRTLGTLGEEIVARWAERIGWRVIARNWRCRSGELDLVVLDGETLVAVEVKVRSPSGQEPAEWGVHPRKAKRLLQTLNAFVAAYPEYAERYRRIDVVALTVDRRGRIVRWTHLPGSVTDDGVWE, from the coding sequence GTGAGCGACCGGCGAACGCTCGGTACCCTGGGGGAAGAGATCGTCGCTCGCTGGGCAGAACGCATCGGCTGGCGGGTGATCGCTCGTAATTGGCGTTGCCGGTCCGGTGAACTCGACCTCGTGGTTCTCGACGGGGAGACGCTCGTCGCGGTCGAGGTGAAAGTTCGCAGCCCATCTGGACAGGAACCCGCCGAATGGGGTGTCCACCCGCGGAAGGCGAAACGGCTCCTGCAGACATTGAACGCCTTCGTCGCAGCGTATCCCGAGTATGCAGAACGGTATCGTCGCATCGATGTCGTGGCACTGACGGTCGACCGACGGGGGCGGATCGTACGCTGGACGCACTTACCTGGTAGTGTGACCGATGACGGAGTGTGGGAATGA